The Algoriphagus sp. TR-M9 genome has a window encoding:
- a CDS encoding GNAT family N-acetyltransferase has protein sequence MIKLETLSTIDSATYLQKNEIADFLFEHLGKYGDPKEDIMKCLDYALDQSLHAGGFVVMARENGKLLGALVMNKTGMSGYIPENILVYIAVDASQRGKGIGGKIMEMAIKMANGSIALHVEPDNPAKNLYERIGFTNKYLEMRLTK, from the coding sequence ATGATCAAACTAGAAACTCTATCTACTATAGATTCTGCGACATATTTGCAGAAAAATGAAATTGCCGATTTCCTTTTTGAGCACTTAGGGAAATATGGTGATCCCAAAGAGGATATCATGAAATGCCTAGACTATGCCCTTGACCAAAGTCTCCATGCAGGAGGTTTTGTGGTGATGGCCAGAGAAAATGGTAAATTGCTGGGTGCGCTGGTGATGAACAAGACCGGTATGTCTGGCTATATTCCTGAGAATATTTTGGTTTATATCGCTGTAGATGCTTCGCAAAGAGGCAAAGGAATAGGCGGAAAAATCATGGAAATGGCAATCAAGATGGCCAATGGTTCTATTGCTCTGCACGTAGAACCTGATAATCCTGCTAAAAATCTGTATGAAAGAATCGGCTTTACGAACAAATACCTTGAAATGAGGTTGACCAAGTAA
- a CDS encoding sodium:solute symporter family protein has translation MSYIDLGIFVAYMLAMLGVGYFYMKQNSGQEDYYVGGRSIGPWHIGLSVVATDVGGGFSIGLGGLGFVMGLSGSWMLFTGLLGAWLAAVVLIPRVKSDSAFAQFFTFPQIIGHLYNSTTARVAAVICFLGYLGFTSSQLLAGAKLASGTFEALDLSYALLIMGTIAVVYTVMGGLKAVIYTDTIQWIILMAGLMFIGIPISYNYVGGWEGIQSTLPQEFFSFSNLTWQDLANWGITIIPIWFVGMTLYQRIFAARDVKSAKKAWFIAGLFEWPIMALLGVSLGLLSRVAVEQGALEGFTTAMDPEMGLPVLLSQILPAGILGLMMSAYFSAVLSTADSCLMAASGNLTTDILGKFFVGKSLKEEMRISQLLTLAIGVVAIIIAWQMTEVLSLMLYSYAFMVSGLLVPVVGGLFFGQTSPRAATASMITGGSLTAGLIISEVSLPLGLDANLFGLTLSFLTFVSVIYFEKNNSSKLKSI, from the coding sequence ATGAGTTATATAGATCTGGGGATCTTTGTGGCCTACATGCTGGCGATGCTGGGTGTAGGATATTTTTACATGAAACAGAACTCAGGTCAGGAGGATTATTATGTGGGGGGACGCAGCATCGGGCCTTGGCACATAGGCCTTTCTGTAGTAGCCACTGATGTAGGCGGAGGATTTTCTATTGGTTTAGGGGGGCTTGGATTTGTCATGGGCTTGTCTGGTTCCTGGATGCTGTTCACGGGACTTTTGGGAGCTTGGCTGGCCGCAGTAGTTTTGATTCCCCGGGTAAAATCTGATTCTGCCTTTGCCCAGTTTTTCACCTTTCCACAGATCATCGGACATCTGTATAATTCTACTACAGCGAGAGTGGCTGCAGTAATCTGTTTTCTAGGTTACCTGGGATTTACTTCCTCACAGCTACTGGCAGGAGCCAAGCTCGCTTCAGGGACCTTTGAGGCGCTGGACCTGTCCTATGCGCTGCTGATCATGGGAACCATAGCGGTGGTGTACACCGTGATGGGCGGACTGAAAGCAGTGATCTATACCGACACCATACAATGGATCATTTTGATGGCGGGATTGATGTTTATCGGGATTCCGATTTCCTATAATTATGTAGGTGGTTGGGAAGGTATTCAGAGCACTTTGCCACAGGAGTTTTTCTCCTTTTCCAATCTTACCTGGCAAGATCTTGCCAATTGGGGGATCACGATTATTCCCATTTGGTTTGTGGGTATGACGCTTTACCAGCGGATCTTTGCAGCTCGGGATGTGAAGTCTGCCAAGAAGGCTTGGTTCATCGCAGGATTATTTGAATGGCCGATTATGGCACTTTTAGGCGTTTCTTTGGGTTTACTATCCAGAGTAGCGGTGGAGCAGGGTGCTTTAGAAGGGTTCACGACTGCTATGGATCCGGAGATGGGGCTTCCTGTTTTGCTCAGTCAGATCTTACCGGCCGGTATCTTGGGACTGATGATGTCAGCCTATTTCTCAGCGGTACTTTCCACGGCAGACTCCTGTCTGATGGCGGCGTCTGGTAATCTGACCACTGATATTCTAGGGAAGTTCTTTGTAGGCAAATCTCTAAAAGAAGAGATGCGGATCTCACAACTGCTCACCTTGGCCATTGGAGTAGTGGCGATAATTATTGCCTGGCAAATGACGGAAGTACTCAGTTTGATGTTATATTCCTATGCGTTTATGGTTTCAGGCCTATTGGTACCGGTAGTTGGAGGCTTGTTCTTTGGGCAGACCAGTCCCAGAGCAGCTACTGCATCTATGATTACGGGCGGGAGTTTGACGGCAGGATTGATTATCTCAGAAGTCAGTTTGCCGCTAGGCTTGGATGCCAATTTATTTGGGCTTACGCTCTCTTTTCTGACTTTCGTGTCAGTGATTTATTTCGAAAAAAATAACAGTTCAAAGTTAAAATCTATATGA
- a CDS encoding fumarate reductase/succinate dehydrogenase flavoprotein subunit, translated as MILDSKSPIGPLAEKWTKHKFNSKLVNPANKRKYEVIVVGTGLAGASAAASLAELGYKVKAFCFQDSPRRAHSIAAQGGINAAKNYQNDGDSVYRLFYDTIKGGDYRSRESNVYRLAEVSVNIIDQCVAQGVPFAREYGGLLANRSFGGAQVSRTFYARGQTGQQLLLGAYSALSRQVANGKVKLYPRTEMMDVVTIDGHARGIVTRNLITGAIETHAAHAVLLCTGGYGNVFFLSTNAMGSNVTAAWRAHKKGAYFANPCYTQIHPTCIPVSGDHQSKLTLMSESLRNDGRVWVPKTKETAEKLRKGEIKPRDIKDEDRDYYLERKYPSFGNLVPRDVASRNAKDVCDEGRGVNETGQAVFLDFRDAIERDGEDAIRARYGNLFDMYQQITGENPYQTPMKIYPAVHYTMGGLWVDYNLSTTVPGLYSLGEANFSDHGANRLGASALMQGLADGYFVAPYTIGDYLAQIGTAPVDANHPEFAKAAQGVKDAIQKLLSINGTKTVDYFHKKLGHIMWEYCGMARNAEGLTKAKGMIQELRKEFWKDVKVLGANEELNQTLEKASRVADFLELGELMVDDALNRSESCGGHFRTESQTPEGEALRDDENFAYVAAWEFKAENTPEELHKEPLVFENVKLTQRSYK; from the coding sequence ATGATACTAGATTCAAAATCCCCAATAGGCCCTTTAGCCGAAAAGTGGACTAAACATAAATTCAACAGTAAGCTGGTCAATCCGGCGAATAAAAGAAAATACGAAGTGATCGTGGTGGGTACCGGTCTTGCCGGGGCTTCAGCGGCTGCTTCTTTGGCAGAACTTGGCTATAAAGTAAAAGCTTTCTGCTTCCAGGATAGTCCTAGACGTGCGCACTCCATCGCTGCACAAGGCGGAATCAACGCTGCTAAAAACTACCAAAATGACGGTGATTCGGTTTACAGATTGTTCTATGATACCATCAAAGGTGGAGATTATCGTTCCCGTGAATCCAATGTATATCGTCTTGCAGAGGTTTCTGTAAATATCATTGACCAGTGTGTGGCACAGGGTGTTCCGTTTGCCAGAGAATACGGCGGATTGCTTGCCAACCGTTCCTTTGGTGGAGCACAAGTGTCCAGAACCTTCTACGCCAGGGGCCAAACGGGACAGCAGTTGCTTTTAGGAGCCTATTCTGCCTTGAGCCGTCAGGTAGCCAATGGTAAAGTGAAGCTTTACCCGCGTACCGAGATGATGGATGTAGTCACTATAGACGGACATGCGAGAGGTATTGTGACCAGAAACTTAATCACTGGCGCTATCGAAACTCACGCTGCTCACGCGGTGCTATTGTGTACTGGTGGTTATGGAAACGTATTTTTCCTTTCTACCAACGCGATGGGTTCTAATGTGACCGCGGCTTGGAGAGCGCATAAGAAAGGTGCATACTTTGCCAACCCTTGCTACACTCAGATTCACCCTACTTGTATTCCAGTATCAGGAGATCATCAGTCCAAGTTGACTTTGATGTCTGAGTCTTTGAGAAATGATGGTAGGGTTTGGGTGCCAAAGACTAAAGAAACAGCAGAGAAACTTCGCAAAGGTGAGATCAAGCCTAGAGATATTAAAGATGAGGACAGAGACTACTATTTGGAAAGAAAATATCCTTCCTTCGGTAATTTGGTCCCTCGTGATGTGGCTTCCAGAAATGCGAAAGACGTTTGTGACGAAGGTCGCGGTGTGAATGAAACCGGTCAGGCAGTATTTCTGGACTTCCGTGACGCAATCGAACGCGACGGAGAAGATGCGATCCGCGCCAGATACGGCAACTTGTTTGACATGTATCAGCAGATCACTGGAGAGAATCCTTACCAGACACCAATGAAAATATATCCAGCTGTTCACTACACCATGGGTGGACTTTGGGTTGATTATAACTTATCTACTACTGTTCCAGGTCTTTACTCTCTTGGAGAGGCGAATTTCTCCGATCATGGAGCAAACAGATTGGGAGCTTCTGCATTGATGCAGGGATTGGCTGATGGATACTTCGTGGCACCTTACACAATCGGGGATTATTTGGCACAAATAGGAACCGCTCCAGTAGATGCAAATCATCCTGAATTTGCAAAAGCTGCCCAGGGAGTAAAAGATGCGATCCAGAAGCTTTTGAGTATCAATGGTACCAAAACAGTGGATTACTTCCATAAGAAGCTAGGCCATATCATGTGGGAGTACTGCGGTATGGCCAGAAATGCTGAAGGACTCACCAAGGCTAAAGGCATGATTCAGGAATTGAGAAAGGAGTTCTGGAAAGATGTGAAAGTGCTTGGCGCCAACGAGGAACTGAATCAGACCTTAGAGAAAGCCAGTCGAGTGGCAGACTTCTTAGAGCTGGGAGAGCTGATGGTAGATGATGCGCTGAACAGATCTGAATCTTGTGGTGGTCACTTCAGAACAGAATCTCAAACTCCGGAAGGGGAAGCTTTGAGAGATGATGAGAACTTTGCTTATGTGGCAGCCTGGGAGTTCAAAGCTGAGAACACTCCAGAGGAGCTGCACAAAGAGCCGCTGGTGTTCGAAAACGTGAAGTTGACCCAAAGATCCTATAAATAA
- a CDS encoding alanine/ornithine racemase family PLP-dependent enzyme translates to MAFLTLNKAKLKENFEFLRSTFQENDVSWGVVSKLLCGNRLFLQELINLGVKEIHDSRISNLAMVKSLNPEIQTVYIKPVSKRNISKMVQFADVSLNSELETIRWISQEAVEQEKKHKIIIMVETGDLREGVMGEQLVEFYSQIFHLPNIEVIGLGTNLNCLNGVMPSADKLIQLSLYKQIIELKFNKKIPWVSAGTSVTIPLMLTHQLPKGINHFRVGETLYFGLDLFEEKVIEGMNGDVFELHAEIIEMQEKPLLPVGNLASNPQGETAEIDESLYGKSSFRAIIDLGLLDVDPKYLLPSDDKYEILGGSSDMLIINLGENPNGYQVGDTLNFDMKYMGALSLLNSNYIDKKVIDTLD, encoded by the coding sequence ATGGCTTTTCTCACCTTAAATAAAGCAAAGCTCAAAGAGAATTTTGAGTTTCTTAGAAGTACATTCCAGGAGAATGATGTTTCTTGGGGAGTAGTGTCCAAGCTGCTCTGCGGAAACAGACTTTTTTTACAAGAATTAATTAACCTTGGCGTGAAGGAAATTCACGATAGCCGGATCAGTAATCTGGCTATGGTTAAATCACTCAATCCGGAGATTCAAACTGTCTACATCAAGCCGGTGTCCAAAAGGAACATCAGTAAAATGGTGCAGTTTGCAGATGTCAGCTTGAATAGCGAGCTGGAAACCATACGCTGGATCAGTCAGGAGGCGGTAGAGCAAGAAAAGAAGCACAAGATCATCATCATGGTCGAAACCGGTGACCTTCGCGAAGGTGTGATGGGCGAACAATTGGTGGAATTTTATTCCCAAATCTTCCATCTTCCAAACATCGAGGTGATAGGGCTGGGAACCAATCTTAATTGCCTGAACGGGGTGATGCCTTCGGCAGACAAACTGATTCAACTGTCCCTTTACAAGCAGATCATTGAACTTAAGTTCAACAAGAAAATCCCTTGGGTATCTGCCGGTACCTCAGTGACCATCCCGCTGATGCTGACACATCAGTTGCCAAAAGGAATCAACCACTTCCGCGTAGGAGAAACCTTGTATTTTGGCTTGGATCTGTTTGAGGAGAAAGTTATCGAGGGCATGAACGGAGATGTGTTTGAGCTACATGCTGAGATTATAGAAATGCAGGAAAAACCCTTGTTACCCGTTGGGAATCTGGCGTCTAACCCGCAGGGGGAAACAGCGGAAATCGATGAGTCGCTCTACGGTAAAAGCTCTTTCAGGGCGATTATTGACTTAGGCTTGCTGGATGTGGATCCCAAATACTTGCTTCCCAGTGACGACAAATACGAGATTCTCGGCGGTAGTTCTGATATGTTGATTATTAATTTGGGAGAAAATCCGAATGGTTACCAAGTGGGCGATACCTTAAATTTCGATATGAAATATATGGGGGCTTTGAGCCTGCTCAATTCTAACTACATCGATAAGAAAGTCATCGATACTTTGGATTAA
- a CDS encoding lipid II:glycine glycyltransferase FemX, translating to MICDLEPKEIEEFKSTSILPQTPFWGRVKENQGFVPQGFELTISKDILYAEADPSGRMSEDLLVLIKYIDPYTCFAYVPYGPKMEPSFENQGLFLEYLANSIQPKLPANCIFIRFDLAWENQWAVEEEYFDESGNWVGPPPNQTQEYRVNFNTENWNLQKSISDNLPKNTFFLDLTLSEEELLSNMRFNTRYNVRKANRKGIRVREYGMEHLEDWYRLYLDTATRHHMQIQNQDFFSTILKNQDNGKKGVSVKMLMADRDGEFLSSMFLVLSKERGTYLYGASTSQKNHMMASYALQWESIKLSKNWGCKEYDMFGSAPNLNQSHPLHGVHIYKKGFGGNLYHRMGCWDYPFDQKLYDIYQMQEVKK from the coding sequence ATGATTTGTGATTTAGAGCCAAAGGAAATCGAAGAGTTTAAGAGTACCAGTATCCTACCACAGACGCCATTTTGGGGACGGGTGAAAGAGAATCAGGGCTTTGTACCTCAGGGTTTTGAGCTGACCATTTCCAAAGATATTTTATATGCTGAGGCAGATCCTTCAGGCAGGATGAGTGAGGATTTACTCGTATTGATTAAGTACATAGATCCGTATACCTGCTTTGCCTATGTACCCTATGGTCCAAAAATGGAACCTTCCTTCGAAAACCAGGGGCTGTTTTTAGAATACTTGGCTAATTCCATCCAACCTAAGCTTCCTGCAAACTGCATATTTATTCGCTTTGACCTAGCCTGGGAAAACCAATGGGCGGTAGAAGAGGAATATTTCGACGAGAGTGGCAACTGGGTTGGGCCTCCTCCCAATCAAACTCAGGAATATAGGGTCAACTTCAATACGGAAAACTGGAACCTACAGAAAAGCATCTCTGATAATTTGCCCAAAAACACTTTTTTCCTGGACCTGACATTAAGCGAGGAGGAGCTGCTTTCCAATATGCGATTTAATACCAGGTATAATGTCCGAAAAGCCAACAGAAAAGGGATCAGAGTTCGTGAATATGGGATGGAGCATTTGGAAGATTGGTATCGCTTATACCTGGACACCGCTACACGACATCACATGCAGATCCAAAATCAGGATTTCTTTTCTACCATATTGAAAAATCAGGACAATGGTAAGAAAGGAGTCTCGGTAAAAATGCTGATGGCTGATCGGGATGGGGAGTTCCTGTCTTCTATGTTTTTGGTGTTGTCCAAAGAAAGGGGAACCTATTTATATGGAGCTTCCACTTCCCAGAAGAACCATATGATGGCTAGTTATGCGCTGCAGTGGGAATCTATCAAGCTTTCTAAGAACTGGGGTTGCAAGGAATATGATATGTTTGGCTCGGCTCCGAATTTGAACCAGAGCCATCCTTTGCATGGCGTACATATTTACAAAAAAGGCTTCGGGGGAAATCTCTACCATAGGATGGGCTGCTGGGATTATCCTTTTGACCAAAAACTGTATGATATCTACCAGATGCAAGAGGTGAAAAAATGA
- a CDS encoding porin family protein, whose translation MKKVLLFIAFGLGMVQLSQAQSSEKLGGFGVRGGASLFNFGGDDVSENDYTNRVGFHLGGYTMLFMTDRLALEPGVYYSVKGTQNDDFVDSRAILNYVDIPVLFRMYPTEGFNLFAGPQISFLAKSKFEGDFFGGTVSYDSDAIKETDFGLVLGVGYNLPKGFNVQASYDYGFTPIFKDSDADVYNRGFKLSAGYTF comes from the coding sequence ATGAAAAAAGTACTTTTATTTATCGCCTTTGGACTGGGAATGGTCCAGCTTTCTCAAGCCCAATCATCCGAAAAATTAGGAGGATTCGGTGTCCGTGGAGGGGCCAGTCTTTTCAATTTTGGAGGAGATGATGTGTCAGAGAATGATTACACCAATAGAGTAGGATTTCACCTGGGCGGATACACCATGCTGTTTATGACAGATCGCTTAGCACTGGAGCCAGGAGTTTATTATTCCGTAAAAGGCACGCAGAATGATGATTTTGTGGATAGCCGGGCTATTCTAAACTATGTGGATATTCCGGTGCTTTTCAGAATGTACCCTACAGAAGGTTTTAATCTCTTTGCCGGACCGCAGATTTCCTTCCTGGCCAAATCAAAATTTGAAGGGGATTTCTTTGGAGGAACGGTTTCTTATGACTCTGATGCGATTAAGGAAACTGATTTTGGACTAGTCCTAGGTGTAGGGTATAACCTGCCAAAGGGATTCAATGTGCAGGCCTCTTATGATTATGGCTTTACGCCGATCTTTAAAGACAGTGATGCCGATGTGTACAACAGAGGGTTTAAGCTTTCTGCCGGCTATACTTTCTAA
- a CDS encoding SO2930 family diheme c-type cytochrome, whose product MKRTKITWSLSISLAILMLVLACKSEPSTTSSPVPALEEELADGKFPYQRLSTYGFFAGELKELTPVDEVIPYQPASSLFTDYALKSRFVFFPAGEKAILASNELDFPEGTVLIKNFYYPVDFSKPEQGRRIIETRLLINSETGWEAFPYIWNDSQTEAILKVVGGEIQVDFIDHEGKDQVINYLVPNKNQCKTCHNKNESLAPIGVKVQHLNNELEFKSGKSNQLAHWAELGKLEGFEGAAAHPSMINYEDKNLPLDDRAMAYLDINCSHCHSAEGPASTSGLFLTYDQTDPRKLGVNKIPVAAGNGAGTFDFDIVPGKADESILTHRMNSTEVGIAMPELGRTTVHKEGVQLIKDWINSMQ is encoded by the coding sequence ATGAAGAGAACTAAGATTACCTGGAGCCTCAGTATTTCGCTGGCAATCCTGATGCTAGTGCTTGCCTGCAAAAGCGAGCCTTCCACGACTTCTAGCCCAGTACCTGCTTTAGAGGAGGAATTGGCAGATGGGAAATTTCCCTATCAAAGACTATCCACTTATGGTTTCTTTGCCGGAGAATTGAAGGAATTGACACCTGTAGATGAGGTAATACCCTATCAACCTGCCTCTTCGCTCTTTACTGATTATGCCTTGAAGAGCCGCTTCGTGTTTTTCCCTGCTGGGGAAAAAGCGATTCTAGCATCCAACGAACTAGACTTTCCTGAAGGCACAGTTTTGATCAAAAACTTCTATTACCCCGTTGACTTCAGCAAACCCGAGCAAGGCCGAAGAATCATAGAAACAAGGCTTTTGATCAATTCAGAAACAGGTTGGGAAGCTTTTCCCTACATCTGGAACGACAGCCAGACGGAGGCTATTCTCAAAGTGGTGGGCGGAGAAATCCAGGTAGATTTTATTGATCATGAAGGAAAGGATCAAGTGATCAATTACCTGGTCCCCAACAAAAACCAGTGTAAAACCTGTCACAACAAAAACGAATCCCTCGCTCCTATAGGCGTGAAAGTACAGCATCTTAATAATGAGTTGGAGTTTAAGTCAGGAAAATCCAACCAACTCGCACATTGGGCTGAGTTAGGAAAACTGGAGGGTTTTGAAGGGGCTGCGGCACATCCCTCCATGATCAATTATGAGGACAAAAATTTACCACTAGACGATCGGGCCATGGCATATTTAGACATTAATTGCTCGCACTGCCACAGCGCAGAAGGCCCGGCGAGTACTTCGGGACTGTTCCTTACCTACGATCAAACTGACCCGCGTAAGCTTGGTGTAAATAAAATCCCGGTAGCTGCAGGAAATGGAGCTGGCACCTTCGATTTTGACATTGTACCGGGCAAAGCTGATGAATCAATCCTCACGCACAGAATGAATTCTACTGAAGTTGGGATTGCGATGCCAGAGCTTGGGAGAACGACCGTCCACAAGGAAGGCGTCCAGCTGATCAAGGATTGGATTAATAGCATGCAGTAG
- a CDS encoding succinate dehydrogenase/fumarate reductase iron-sulfur subunit, which translates to MKLTLKIWRQKNANDKGGFVTYPIDGISTDMSFLEMMDVLNEELSAKGEDPVHFDHDCREGICGMCSLYINGHPHGPKQTTTCQLHMRSFSDGDTITIEPWRAAAFPVVKDLVVDRGSFDRIIQAGGYVSVNTGGVPDANEIPIPKRIADEAFDSATCIGCGACVAACKNASAMLFTSAKISQLAMLPQGQVERMSRAEKMVAQMDAEGFGACTNTGACEAECPKGISLTNIARMNREFFSASVKSENV; encoded by the coding sequence ATGAAACTGACATTAAAAATATGGAGACAAAAAAATGCCAATGATAAGGGCGGTTTTGTCACCTATCCAATAGATGGAATTTCCACGGACATGTCATTCCTAGAGATGATGGATGTTTTGAATGAGGAACTTTCAGCCAAGGGAGAAGATCCAGTTCACTTTGATCACGATTGCCGGGAAGGTATCTGTGGCATGTGCTCACTTTATATCAACGGGCATCCACACGGTCCTAAGCAGACTACTACCTGTCAACTTCACATGCGTTCTTTTTCGGATGGAGACACCATCACCATAGAGCCTTGGAGAGCTGCGGCTTTCCCGGTGGTGAAGGATTTAGTGGTAGATCGGGGTTCTTTTGATAGAATCATTCAGGCGGGTGGATACGTATCGGTGAACACAGGTGGTGTGCCTGACGCAAATGAAATTCCTATTCCGAAGAGAATCGCGGATGAAGCCTTTGATTCGGCCACTTGTATAGGCTGTGGAGCTTGTGTAGCGGCATGCAAAAATGCCTCTGCCATGCTGTTCACCTCAGCGAAAATCTCTCAGCTGGCTATGCTACCGCAGGGACAGGTGGAAAGAATGTCCAGAGCAGAGAAGATGGTAGCACAGATGGATGCCGAAGGTTTCGGTGCCTGTACCAACACGGGAGCCTGCGAGGCAGAATGTCCTAAAGGAATCAGTTTGACAAACATCGCTAGGATGAACAGGGAGTTCTTCTCTGCTTCTGTGAAAAGCGAAAATGTTTAA
- a CDS encoding succinate dehydrogenase cytochrome b subunit: MSWVTKTLSSTIGRKLIMALTGLFLILFLTGHVSGNLLLFKNDGGEAFNIYAKFMTTNPAVKLLSYLTYISIIGHVIFSIWLSRRNKAARPVGYGVSTPPSTTLSSRNMGILGTIILIFIVVHMQSFWAQMHWGDLPMVSYDGEQYKDLYSIVTFAFQNELMVIGYVVAMAFLAFHLSHGFASAFQTLGLNHQKYSPAIALIGKIYCILVPVLFASMPVYIYFTQS; the protein is encoded by the coding sequence ATGAGCTGGGTTACAAAAACCTTGAGTAGCACAATAGGCAGGAAACTGATCATGGCGCTGACCGGACTTTTCCTGATCCTGTTTTTGACAGGTCACGTTTCGGGTAATTTATTGTTGTTCAAAAATGACGGAGGTGAGGCATTTAACATTTATGCCAAATTCATGACCACCAATCCCGCAGTGAAGCTTCTTTCTTACTTGACCTATATTTCCATTATCGGTCACGTGATCTTTTCTATCTGGCTTTCCAGAAGAAATAAGGCTGCACGTCCTGTAGGCTATGGAGTGTCCACTCCGCCATCTACCACCTTATCCTCTAGAAATATGGGGATCCTGGGTACCATTATCCTGATCTTCATCGTGGTTCACATGCAGAGCTTTTGGGCTCAGATGCACTGGGGGGATCTGCCAATGGTAAGCTATGACGGTGAGCAGTATAAGGATTTGTACAGCATAGTGACCTTTGCTTTTCAGAATGAACTGATGGTGATAGGCTATGTAGTGGCCATGGCATTCTTGGCATTTCATCTTTCTCATGGCTTTGCCAGTGCCTTCCAGACGCTGGGACTGAATCACCAGAAGTATTCTCCAGCCATTGCCCTGATCGGAAAAATCTATTGCATTCTGGTGCCAGTTCTTTTTGCCAGCATGCCAGTTTATATCTATTTCACCCAGAGCTAA